The following are encoded in a window of Bdellovibrio svalbardensis genomic DNA:
- a CDS encoding VOC family protein, which translates to MSFKIQEVTAIRIFSNDIQKSRDWYEALFNLEPIEDLDFFVSFKIGGACFDITLPDAKNPFSQGGSVGYWLVDDIDAVLKKVEELGGKLYRGPLKVSETQRTIMQVQDPFGNVIGFEANTL; encoded by the coding sequence ATGAGCTTCAAAATCCAAGAGGTTACGGCGATTCGTATTTTTTCAAATGATATCCAGAAAAGCCGCGATTGGTATGAAGCTCTTTTTAATCTGGAACCCATTGAAGATTTAGACTTTTTCGTTTCGTTTAAAATCGGTGGGGCATGTTTTGATATAACCTTGCCCGATGCGAAGAATCCCTTCTCGCAAGGCGGTTCAGTCGGCTATTGGCTTGTAGATGATATTGATGCAGTTCTAAAAAAAGTCGAAGAATTAGGTGGGAAGCTTTACCGAGGTCCTTTAAAGGTCTCTGAAACTCAAAGGACAATTATGCAGGTGCAAGATCCGTTCGGAAACGTCATTGGTTTTGAGGCTAATACGCTTTAG
- a CDS encoding AAA family ATPase — translation MKKNNHFKIVITGGPGGGKTTALDLFQRELRTEVKIIPEAATTLFSRGLNRERTPERMKLLQCSIYKMQINLEDIYHNLYSDRLLVCDRGALDGLAYWPEDENSFFESIGSSLEKEIARYDAVIFFQTAASVNEDIESNNPYRSEDSRAATLLDEKLKKVWEQHPNFHYIPTSSSFMLKIAHGLITIQGVLEEMRKR, via the coding sequence ATGAAGAAAAATAATCACTTCAAGATTGTTATAACTGGTGGCCCCGGCGGCGGAAAAACGACGGCGCTAGATCTCTTCCAAAGGGAATTAAGAACTGAAGTAAAGATCATCCCTGAAGCAGCGACAACTTTATTTTCACGCGGACTCAATCGCGAAAGAACCCCGGAAAGAATGAAGCTCCTGCAGTGCTCTATCTATAAAATGCAAATCAATCTGGAGGATATCTATCACAATCTGTATTCAGACCGGTTGCTGGTCTGTGACCGTGGCGCCCTCGACGGCCTGGCTTACTGGCCGGAAGACGAAAACAGCTTTTTTGAAAGCATCGGATCCAGTCTCGAGAAAGAAATCGCCCGCTATGATGCTGTTATATTTTTTCAAACAGCAGCCTCGGTCAATGAAGACATTGAAAGTAACAACCCCTACCGCTCCGAGGATTCGCGAGCCGCCACTCTGCTTGACGAAAAGTTAAAGAAAGTTTGGGAGCAGCATCCAAACTTTCACTACATCCCTACTTCTTCATCATTCATGCTCAAGATCGCCCACGGCCTGATTACCATTCAGGGCGTGCTTGAAGAGATGAGGAAGCGCTGA
- a CDS encoding GNAT family N-acetyltransferase, whose amino-acid sequence MYQIRRAKPEDALGIHEAHMRSIQEVCSKDHTSEEVSAWGHRPFREDQRINAIKNQFVWVVESFAKIEGFGHMALSEKDGSIKAHVLGLYLVKEANGFGLGYKIVSAMIAEAKSRGAEEVTLESTLTAHKFYQKQGFEDSGPQGTINIGGVGIRYIPMRLIL is encoded by the coding sequence ATGTACCAAATAAGAAGAGCGAAACCAGAAGATGCGCTGGGAATACACGAAGCTCACATGCGCTCGATTCAAGAAGTCTGTTCAAAGGATCACACTTCGGAGGAAGTTAGTGCTTGGGGACATCGTCCCTTTCGGGAAGATCAAAGAATCAATGCGATCAAAAATCAATTTGTCTGGGTCGTGGAGTCTTTTGCGAAGATCGAAGGATTTGGACACATGGCTCTCTCAGAGAAAGACGGATCAATAAAGGCTCACGTGCTAGGGCTTTACCTAGTGAAGGAAGCCAATGGTTTTGGACTTGGGTATAAAATTGTGAGTGCAATGATCGCGGAAGCAAAATCAAGAGGTGCGGAAGAGGTGACTCTTGAATCCACATTAACGGCTCACAAGTTCTATCAGAAGCAGGGATTTGAAGATTCAGGTCCTCAAGGAACTATAAACATCGGTGGAGTCGGGATTAGATATATTCCCATGAGGTTAATTCTATGA
- a CDS encoding MBL fold metallo-hydrolase, translating to MSANQTGRNLKISRILHAGYVFECDQTQIAFDTIFENPFSRNCHAFPNVRFDHEQIRNLKLDAVFISHFHDDHCSFESLDFLDRKTPIYVYCLFEELFALIKELGFVNVHPLQIDVPVVVGAIEIIPRRALDSDVDSMFQIKAAGLNVLNVVDSWIDYSTLDELARMGPWDMVMWPFQTMREIEVIAPSRATAATGELPVEWVEQLTKLKPRYIVPSSCQFVLEDWSWYNQAFFPISYRQFQKEIESALPDSQVVRLNPSVSVTLDQGSLQQSSPLPWVLPVGDQDVDYDYRPELPPPRTAEIAQHFEPLTAQQTERVYEYCRVGLIEKYQLMDPPADMYFEKPRMWQLSVYDHKGEVRIFRYRLDGSSIEALADTQDPLSWTTEVPISKLYAALELGESLTSMYMRINDMVFAPEIEKEIQDADIVDDPLIRCLFNGFFGSYQIAQLKRIKAREHAEKF from the coding sequence ATGTCGGCAAATCAAACAGGTCGAAATTTGAAAATCTCCCGTATCCTTCATGCGGGATACGTTTTTGAGTGCGATCAAACGCAGATCGCCTTTGATACAATATTTGAAAACCCATTCAGCAGGAACTGCCACGCGTTTCCGAACGTTCGATTTGATCACGAGCAAATCAGAAACCTGAAGCTGGATGCGGTCTTTATTTCTCATTTTCACGATGATCACTGCTCTTTCGAAAGCTTGGACTTCTTGGATCGTAAAACTCCGATCTACGTCTATTGTCTGTTTGAGGAGCTCTTTGCTTTGATTAAAGAGCTGGGATTTGTAAACGTCCATCCCTTGCAAATCGATGTTCCCGTTGTTGTGGGCGCCATTGAAATTATCCCACGCAGAGCTTTGGATTCCGATGTCGATTCGATGTTTCAAATTAAAGCTGCGGGCCTGAATGTCCTGAACGTGGTTGATTCGTGGATCGACTATTCGACACTGGATGAACTTGCGCGGATGGGGCCTTGGGATATGGTGATGTGGCCGTTCCAAACAATGCGCGAGATTGAAGTGATTGCACCGTCTCGGGCCACGGCTGCAACCGGAGAGCTTCCGGTGGAGTGGGTTGAACAGCTCACAAAACTAAAACCTAGATATATCGTACCAAGCTCTTGTCAGTTCGTTTTGGAAGACTGGTCTTGGTACAATCAGGCTTTCTTTCCAATATCCTATCGTCAGTTTCAGAAAGAAATTGAATCCGCCTTGCCGGATTCACAGGTCGTTAGATTAAATCCCTCGGTCTCTGTGACTTTGGATCAAGGGTCTCTTCAGCAATCATCGCCGTTGCCTTGGGTTCTGCCTGTCGGAGATCAGGATGTGGATTATGATTACAGACCTGAGCTGCCGCCGCCGCGAACAGCAGAGATCGCTCAACATTTCGAACCACTGACGGCACAACAAACAGAAAGAGTTTACGAATATTGCCGGGTTGGATTGATTGAAAAATATCAGTTGATGGATCCACCTGCTGATATGTACTTTGAAAAGCCAAGGATGTGGCAGTTGTCTGTTTATGACCATAAGGGCGAGGTCAGGATTTTCCGCTATCGATTGGATGGTTCTAGTATTGAAGCTCTTGCAGATACACAAGACCCTTTATCTTGGACAACCGAAGTTCCTATTTCTAAACTCTATGCCGCTTTAGAGCTCGGGGAGTCTCTGACTTCGATGTATATGCGAATTAACGATATGGTCTTTGCGCCAGAGATCGAAAAAGAAATTCAGGACGCTGATATTGTCGATGATCCGTTAATACGCTGCCTGTTCAATGGATTTTTTGGATCCTATCAGATCGCGCAGCTAAAACGAATCAAGGCGCGGGAGCACGCAGAGAAGTTCTGA
- a CDS encoding substrate-binding periplasmic protein, producing the protein MKLMLFLAILLLHQMVQGGESLQIYTTEYPPYQSQGPNRVEGISADIVREILKEAQITATISILPWSRAEHELASKKDSVLFFSLSRTADREKKYQWIADITPTRIKIWKLKKRSNIVVHSLADLNKYYLGTMEGVVTHRYLLEHGVRSENFYRVSRDEQLVGMLNGGHVDLIALDEVTFWSQVKQCNYSPDSFEMAFPLPQISGNAYLVANLKTPKSTVTKLQRAWQIVKEKKIHESIRERYLTEASKPPSSK; encoded by the coding sequence ATGAAACTTATGCTGTTTCTTGCTATCCTGCTGCTTCACCAAATGGTGCAAGGCGGGGAAAGCTTGCAGATATATACTACGGAATATCCGCCCTATCAGTCTCAAGGACCTAATAGAGTGGAAGGTATTTCTGCCGACATTGTCCGAGAGATCCTCAAGGAAGCTCAAATCACAGCGACCATTTCCATTCTTCCCTGGTCCCGCGCTGAACACGAATTGGCTTCCAAAAAAGACAGCGTCCTGTTTTTCTCTCTTTCCAGAACTGCAGATCGAGAAAAAAAGTATCAATGGATTGCTGATATCACCCCTACGCGAATTAAGATTTGGAAGCTCAAAAAACGAAGCAATATCGTCGTCCACTCATTGGCTGACTTAAACAAATACTATCTTGGAACAATGGAAGGAGTGGTGACCCATCGTTATCTATTGGAACATGGCGTACGAAGTGAAAATTTCTACCGGGTAAGTAGAGATGAACAGTTGGTTGGCATGCTGAATGGAGGACATGTCGATCTTATCGCACTGGACGAGGTCACCTTCTGGAGCCAGGTCAAACAATGCAACTATTCACCTGATAGTTTTGAAATGGCATTTCCCCTGCCTCAGATTTCCGGCAATGCCTATCTGGTTGCCAACCTCAAAACCCCAAAAAGCACTGTCACGAAACTGCAAAGAGCCTGGCAGATTGTAAAAGAAAAGAAGATTCATGAGAGCATCAGGGAACGTTACCTCACTGAGGCTTCGAAACCACCATCTTCAAAATGA
- a CDS encoding zinc ribbon domain-containing protein YjdM, with protein MQDPTHCPKCNSENIYSDGNLWICPECSHEWSALASSEQPVEAPQDNLVRDANGNVLNDGDSVTVIKELRIKGSSSAVKVGTKVKNIRLTDAGDGHDIACKIDGIGAINLKSEFVRKA; from the coding sequence ATGCAAGATCCAACTCATTGTCCAAAATGTAATTCCGAAAATATTTACTCTGACGGCAACCTCTGGATTTGTCCTGAGTGTAGCCACGAATGGAGCGCTCTCGCTTCTTCTGAGCAACCCGTCGAAGCTCCCCAAGACAATCTCGTGCGCGATGCTAACGGCAACGTCTTGAATGATGGCGACTCAGTGACTGTCATTAAAGAACTTCGCATTAAAGGCTCTTCTTCCGCAGTTAAAGTCGGAACGAAAGTTAAGAATATTCGCCTTACTGATGCCGGAGACGGACATGATATCGCCTGCAAAATCGACGGTATCGGCGCTATTAATTTGAAGTCTGAGTTCGTACGCAAAGCATAG
- a CDS encoding HAD family hydrolase, whose translation MLNKYYPSREFKALLFDFDGTVADTMGVHLAAWNHGLSIYNLTLSREQHLAWAGRPTRMIVQMLNELHKVDIPVDEFLKAKEVNYFASVHEVKEIVSVVEIIKHYHGKIPMAIVTGSRHKPVETTLSHLGLTKYFDHLVCAEDYVHGKPAPDCFLRAAELLNVRPEDCLVFEDAALGIEAAKNAGMACLKVDDRHELMVVEF comes from the coding sequence ATGTTAAACAAGTATTACCCTAGTCGCGAATTCAAGGCTCTTCTTTTCGATTTTGATGGCACCGTTGCTGATACCATGGGTGTTCATCTTGCAGCCTGGAATCACGGTCTTTCCATTTACAATCTGACCTTGAGCCGCGAGCAACATCTGGCATGGGCGGGTCGCCCCACACGCATGATCGTGCAAATGCTCAACGAACTGCACAAAGTAGATATTCCCGTTGATGAGTTTTTAAAAGCTAAAGAGGTCAACTATTTCGCTTCGGTCCATGAAGTGAAAGAGATCGTCTCGGTTGTGGAAATCATCAAACACTATCACGGCAAGATTCCCATGGCGATCGTCACAGGCAGCCGCCACAAACCCGTTGAGACGACCCTTTCACACCTAGGCTTAACAAAGTATTTTGATCACCTTGTTTGCGCGGAAGACTATGTCCACGGCAAACCCGCTCCAGACTGTTTTTTACGTGCGGCTGAATTGCTCAATGTCCGCCCCGAAGATTGTTTAGTTTTTGAGGATGCCGCCTTAGGCATCGAAGCCGCCAAGAACGCAGGAATGGCTTGCCTGAAAGTGGATGACCGTCATGAACTGATGGTGGTGGAATTCTAG
- a CDS encoding NADAR family protein has translation MTNFLQRYRFFLLLLVFSCEVACAHPGARHYEQFPKTAAVPYQEAILDFYSTKDPYGEFSNFALFPVFVDDEWWATSEHYYQAHKYEKKELMAWVKEAPTPYEAALRGRDKNIEKRADWEQRKDEFMEKAVVDKFSRYPDLQNLLLSTGTARIYEHTKNDCYWGDCGDRTGKNKLGLLLEKIRTSLRAPAP, from the coding sequence ATGACGAATTTCCTGCAGAGATATCGCTTCTTTTTACTTCTTTTAGTTTTCTCATGTGAAGTCGCGTGCGCACATCCTGGGGCCCGCCATTACGAGCAATTCCCCAAGACAGCCGCCGTCCCCTATCAAGAAGCGATTTTGGATTTCTACTCCACCAAAGATCCTTACGGAGAATTTTCTAACTTTGCCCTCTTCCCGGTTTTCGTCGATGATGAATGGTGGGCGACGAGCGAGCACTATTATCAAGCTCACAAGTACGAGAAGAAAGAGCTCATGGCCTGGGTGAAGGAAGCGCCAACGCCTTATGAGGCGGCCCTGCGCGGACGCGACAAGAATATTGAAAAACGTGCGGACTGGGAACAGCGCAAAGATGAATTCATGGAAAAAGCGGTCGTGGATAAATTTTCGCGCTATCCGGATTTGCAGAACTTATTGCTTTCTACGGGGACTGCGCGAATTTACGAGCATACCAAAAATGATTGCTACTGGGGTGATTGCGGAGATCGAACTGGCAAAAACAAGCTAGGTCTTTTGCTGGAAAAGATCAGAACTTCTCTGCGTGCTCCCGCGCCTTGA
- a CDS encoding SRPBCC family protein: MLGIIGLVVLALVVIFVIFISTRPSSFKYERSDLINASADKIFPYLINFKLAGQWSPYEQMDPKMKKNYGSVDGQVGSWMSFDGNKDAGTGNLEILQIVPNESVQIKLQMLKPFEANNLVEYKLTPEGSGTRFTWTMSGQNQFLGKMITVFIDCDKMLGDQFLKGISNLKNIVENNK; the protein is encoded by the coding sequence GTGCTTGGGATCATTGGCTTGGTTGTTCTAGCTCTTGTGGTAATTTTTGTGATCTTCATTTCAACTCGTCCTAGCAGTTTTAAATATGAACGCAGTGACCTTATCAATGCTTCGGCCGACAAGATCTTCCCTTACCTTATTAACTTCAAGCTGGCTGGGCAGTGGTCTCCTTATGAGCAAATGGACCCGAAGATGAAGAAAAATTATGGCAGTGTCGACGGTCAGGTGGGCTCTTGGATGAGCTTCGATGGAAACAAGGATGCGGGCACGGGTAATCTTGAGATACTGCAGATTGTGCCTAATGAGTCGGTGCAAATTAAACTTCAGATGCTGAAACCTTTTGAAGCGAATAATTTGGTTGAATACAAACTGACACCTGAGGGTTCTGGGACTCGATTTACCTGGACTATGTCAGGACAAAATCAATTTCTTGGAAAAATGATCACGGTCTTTATCGATTGTGACAAGATGTTGGGTGATCAATTCCTAAAAGGGATCAGCAACTTAAAAAATATTGTCGAAAATAATAAGTAA
- a CDS encoding FBP domain-containing protein gives MQSQINNFRTENVFSINSEEEFVQAFRTRDQNKLVLPEKLKFPLNVRSYFTWKEPSGVYTYLVFKAPNWDLPRGVAFKRTASTVEPVGGLCGWCNSYGTSDDIGLLSVAMSANVSNSYLICQDLRCIEKIEENTMLAGKNPEKYIADLYYKIGKLFENISGYKQE, from the coding sequence ATGCAATCGCAAATCAATAACTTCAGAACAGAAAACGTGTTTTCCATCAACTCCGAAGAAGAGTTTGTTCAGGCTTTCCGAACGCGTGATCAAAATAAACTGGTTCTTCCCGAAAAACTGAAGTTTCCGTTAAACGTTCGTTCTTACTTTACCTGGAAAGAGCCCTCTGGAGTTTATACTTATTTGGTGTTTAAAGCACCGAACTGGGATCTTCCGCGAGGAGTGGCTTTTAAGCGCACCGCCTCGACGGTTGAACCCGTCGGAGGACTTTGTGGCTGGTGCAACTCCTATGGAACTTCCGATGATATCGGCCTGCTTTCTGTTGCGATGAGTGCCAATGTCAGCAACTCGTATCTGATCTGTCAGGATTTGCGCTGTATCGAAAAGATTGAAGAGAACACGATGCTTGCAGGAAAGAATCCGGAAAAGTACATTGCGGATCTTTACTATAAGATTGGAAAACTTTTCGAGAATATCAGCGGCTACAAACAGGAATAG
- a CDS encoding DUF1801 domain-containing protein — protein MKKSKVGTSPKANSPSQLIDARIKELADWRGETLSQIRSLIKKSVPEVIEEWKWRGVPVWSQDGIICTGESYKDKIKLTFVNGAKLKDPKKLFNSSLEGNSRRAIDLNEGDKVNVAAFKSLIREVVALNASKQKGKSIGKV, from the coding sequence ATGAAGAAGAGCAAGGTCGGCACTTCGCCGAAAGCCAACTCACCATCTCAGTTGATCGATGCAAGAATCAAGGAACTGGCTGACTGGCGCGGTGAGACTCTTTCCCAGATCCGTTCTCTGATCAAAAAGTCAGTCCCTGAAGTTATCGAAGAGTGGAAGTGGCGAGGCGTTCCAGTATGGTCACAAGATGGGATCATCTGCACGGGGGAGTCTTATAAAGACAAGATCAAGCTGACCTTCGTCAACGGTGCTAAGCTAAAGGATCCCAAAAAGCTTTTTAACTCGAGCCTGGAAGGCAACTCCAGACGCGCCATCGACTTAAATGAGGGCGATAAAGTTAATGTAGCTGCGTTCAAATCTCTCATCCGTGAAGTGGTAGCACTGAACGCTTCGAAACAAAAAGGTAAAAGCATTGGCAAAGTATAG
- a CDS encoding M14 family metallopeptidase, with protein MENLVPWGALEKEAWFKEQSVKRSYKDEVLAKIEELKSSFEVIQYGALSYNPDLYPLFLVKSKNFDPKKKTILITGGVHGYETSGVQGALAFMKKEAANYQEFNFLCTPCISPWGYETINRWNPLAIDPNRSFLPNSPAEECKLFLKAMEPFESEIYAHFDLHETTDTDNSVFRPAKIARDGKDEELTEIPDGFYGVGDSENPCFDFQKAIIHSVRQVTHIAPPDAEGRLIGEPLEQEGVINLPVKKLYLCAGFSKAKFTTTTEVYPDSPKVTDAICIDAQIAAIKGGLDYLKKV; from the coding sequence ATGGAAAATTTAGTCCCCTGGGGCGCACTTGAGAAAGAAGCATGGTTCAAAGAACAATCAGTGAAGCGTTCTTATAAAGACGAAGTTTTAGCGAAGATCGAAGAACTGAAATCTTCGTTTGAAGTTATCCAGTACGGAGCCTTGTCTTACAATCCTGATCTTTATCCCCTTTTCTTAGTAAAATCGAAAAACTTCGATCCAAAAAAGAAAACCATTCTAATCACTGGCGGCGTTCACGGCTACGAAACCAGTGGTGTTCAGGGCGCTCTTGCTTTCATGAAAAAAGAAGCTGCGAACTACCAGGAATTTAATTTCCTCTGCACTCCTTGTATCAGTCCGTGGGGATATGAAACCATTAATCGCTGGAATCCCCTCGCGATTGATCCGAACCGTTCATTTCTTCCCAACAGTCCCGCCGAAGAATGCAAGCTCTTCCTCAAGGCCATGGAGCCTTTTGAGTCTGAAATCTATGCTCACTTTGATCTGCACGAGACGACGGACACTGATAACTCTGTCTTTCGCCCCGCCAAAATTGCTCGCGACGGAAAAGATGAAGAGCTGACCGAAATCCCTGATGGATTTTATGGAGTCGGCGACTCAGAAAATCCGTGCTTTGATTTCCAGAAGGCCATCATCCACTCCGTCAGACAGGTGACTCATATTGCTCCCCCGGATGCAGAGGGAAGACTTATTGGCGAACCCTTGGAGCAAGAAGGTGTGATTAACCTTCCTGTTAAGAAACTTTACCTTTGCGCGGGGTTTTCAAAAGCGAAATTCACAACGACTACCGAGGTTTATCCTGATAGTCCGAAAGTCACTGATGCGATCTGCATAGATGCGCAGATCGCCGCCATTAAGGGTGGATTAGACTATTTGAAAAAAGTTTAA
- a CDS encoding DEAD/DEAH box helicase, whose protein sequence is MSTFSDFGLLASLFKTLKAQRIVKPTEIQNNTIPLMMAGQSVVGVSETGSGKTLAYALPLLHMLKTLEDEGTPVTAEASPRAIVMVPTRELGEQVSKVFKTLTHDTRLRVRPALGGMAMEQARRNTSGAFEILLATPGRLTQLMDRDLINLTDVRMLVFDEADQMMDQGFLPDSNKVYYACPKDVQMALFSATVSTAVQDLINNLFASAEIFRSSGSGKVVQSLKTSNRIVKDGKRWPLLEKILAEPVEGGTILFTNTREQCDNLAKELADNGYEAVIYRGEMEKNDRRQNLKKFADGKVKLLVATDLAGRGLDIYNVDRVINYHLPKQKENYLHRAGRTARAGRKGLVINLVTERDERLLAQIEGRKMPAVRDAAKYASQPYVKPQAAGKGKTTEKAAGKFVAKPAAKSAKAADAKPLGKGKPSASAKPPFKGGAKPAAKRGFSSGAPKRRG, encoded by the coding sequence ATGAGCACATTTTCTGACTTTGGTTTACTGGCATCACTTTTTAAAACTCTGAAAGCCCAGCGCATCGTCAAACCCACTGAAATTCAGAACAACACCATTCCATTGATGATGGCAGGACAATCTGTCGTTGGAGTTTCTGAAACCGGCAGCGGTAAAACCTTGGCCTATGCTCTTCCTCTTTTGCACATGTTAAAAACTCTCGAAGATGAGGGCACACCAGTGACTGCGGAGGCTTCACCTCGCGCAATCGTCATGGTTCCGACTAGAGAGCTAGGCGAACAGGTTTCTAAAGTTTTTAAAACATTGACCCATGATACTCGCCTGCGTGTTCGCCCTGCTTTGGGTGGTATGGCGATGGAACAAGCGCGCCGAAATACTTCGGGTGCATTTGAAATCTTGCTTGCTACTCCAGGTCGTTTGACTCAATTGATGGATCGCGATCTGATCAATCTTACAGACGTGCGTATGTTGGTTTTTGACGAAGCCGATCAGATGATGGATCAAGGATTCTTGCCTGATTCCAATAAAGTTTATTATGCCTGTCCTAAGGACGTGCAGATGGCTTTGTTCTCTGCAACGGTTTCAACAGCCGTTCAGGATTTGATCAATAACCTTTTTGCCTCTGCAGAGATCTTCAGAAGTTCTGGCAGCGGTAAAGTTGTGCAATCTTTGAAAACATCCAACCGCATTGTCAAAGACGGTAAACGTTGGCCTTTGCTGGAAAAGATTTTGGCCGAACCCGTCGAAGGCGGAACCATTCTTTTCACCAACACTCGCGAACAGTGTGACAATCTTGCCAAAGAACTGGCCGACAACGGATATGAAGCTGTCATCTATCGCGGCGAAATGGAAAAAAATGATCGTCGTCAGAATCTTAAAAAATTCGCCGACGGCAAAGTAAAGCTCTTGGTCGCCACCGATCTTGCGGGTCGTGGTTTGGATATCTACAACGTAGACCGTGTGATCAATTACCATTTGCCGAAACAAAAAGAAAACTACCTTCACCGCGCGGGCCGTACAGCACGTGCCGGTCGCAAGGGCCTCGTTATCAATCTTGTGACTGAACGTGATGAGCGCTTGCTTGCACAAATCGAAGGCCGCAAAATGCCTGCAGTCAGAGATGCCGCTAAATATGCATCACAACCTTATGTGAAGCCTCAAGCTGCCGGCAAAGGTAAAACAACAGAAAAAGCTGCTGGAAAATTCGTCGCAAAACCTGCAGCGAAATCCGCAAAGGCCGCTGATGCGAAACCTTTGGGAAAAGGAAAACCAAGCGCCTCAGCGAAGCCCCCATTTAAGGGCGGTGCCAAGCCCGCAGCAAAGCGTGGCTTCTCTTCAGGTGCTCCCAAACGTCGCGGCTAA
- a CDS encoding VOC family protein, translated as MSKIYACIWSNDKAEEMAKFYKSIFKDTKIGKTSYWGSNPMGVKEGSVLTMHITLLGQKIMLLNGYTKMTFNESISFVVPCKTQREIDTYWKKLTSGGGKPVQCGWLIDKYGVRWQITPADFDKWNTSKNKKKKEAVMHTMWDMVKLDLKKLKAAYERA; from the coding sequence ATGTCTAAAATCTACGCCTGTATCTGGTCCAATGATAAAGCCGAAGAAATGGCCAAGTTCTACAAATCAATTTTCAAAGACACCAAGATTGGCAAGACTTCTTACTGGGGCAGCAACCCCATGGGCGTCAAAGAGGGCTCTGTGCTGACTATGCACATTACTCTGTTGGGTCAAAAAATTATGCTCTTGAATGGCTACACCAAGATGACTTTCAATGAATCCATTTCATTCGTTGTGCCCTGCAAGACCCAGCGCGAGATCGACACCTATTGGAAGAAGTTGACCAGCGGTGGAGGTAAACCTGTGCAATGCGGTTGGTTGATCGATAAGTACGGCGTTCGCTGGCAGATCACTCCGGCTGACTTTGACAAGTGGAACACCAGTAAGAACAAGAAAAAGAAGGAAGCTGTGATGCACACGATGTGGGACATGGTTAAGTTGGACTTGAAGAAACTGAAGGCAGCCTACGAACGGGCTTAG
- a CDS encoding DUF6163 family protein has product MDVFGYRLSYSSMSWGWKVWIIYLLIFDSVASLGLFMKRPWGDYAFLLVALSQLIAYAGFSHYFGDQGVLIKFHIITLSIYGIFKLLSLRRFKVLEQQK; this is encoded by the coding sequence ATGGATGTCTTTGGTTATCGCCTTTCTTATTCCTCTATGAGCTGGGGATGGAAAGTTTGGATTATCTATCTTTTGATTTTTGATAGCGTTGCTTCATTGGGACTATTTATGAAGCGTCCATGGGGAGATTATGCCTTCCTGCTTGTGGCGCTATCCCAGCTTATTGCTTATGCTGGTTTCTCGCATTATTTTGGCGATCAGGGAGTGCTAATTAAGTTTCATATTATAACTTTGAGTATTTATGGGATCTTTAAATTGCTCTCCCTCAGAAGGTTTAAAGTCTTAGAACAGCAGAAATAG
- a CDS encoding SRPBCC domain-containing protein codes for MTTFTTSREIPATVEQVFSAISSSERLARWWGPAGFTNTFNVCEFKSGGRWSFVMHGPDGKNYLNESMFAEVESPTKVVVQHMSEPKFRLTIGLAASPAGTMVSWSQAFENSEVARNVEHIVVPANEQNLDRLTAEVLARK; via the coding sequence ATGACGACATTCACTACTTCTCGTGAAATTCCCGCAACTGTAGAGCAAGTTTTTTCTGCGATCAGCAGTTCAGAGCGCTTGGCGCGTTGGTGGGGACCAGCTGGTTTCACCAATACCTTTAATGTTTGTGAGTTTAAAAGCGGTGGGCGTTGGTCTTTTGTTATGCATGGACCGGACGGCAAAAACTATTTGAACGAAAGTATGTTTGCAGAAGTCGAGTCACCGACAAAGGTGGTTGTGCAGCATATGTCGGAACCAAAGTTTCGCTTAACAATTGGCTTGGCTGCATCGCCGGCGGGAACAATGGTGTCTTGGTCGCAGGCCTTTGAGAATTCAGAAGTTGCAAGGAACGTTGAACATATCGTGGTTCCCGCTAATGAACAAAATCTGGATCGTCTGACAGCTGAAGTGTTGGCGCGGAAGTAA